One window of Papaver somniferum cultivar HN1 chromosome 9, ASM357369v1, whole genome shotgun sequence genomic DNA carries:
- the LOC113311476 gene encoding uncharacterized protein LOC113311476 produces MEISWRIPSSQRTSKAQVWVRLPGLGLEFRKEEILFKICKEIGTPIKIDVATANCEVGYYVNVLVEIDFAHSIPNKIWIDTKFGGFFQDISIPYKTKVDNARGENKQFTTPEKQQQIPFDICDISERAGEDSVVNTIHETQVIKLSTGNNILQKGKSSLLVCEEGEIDNEVVIKEVPNVLTPKKANSLESTTINYVDGKTGQVSNEVVKVISWSKIVEKEMVSNTTSSSNATSPTDPVKVTKQFQANNKYNFRKNQGKIGAKNPPPPIK; encoded by the exons ATGGAAATTAGTTGGAGAAT ACCATCATCACAACGTACATCTAAAGCTCAAGTTTGGGTTAGGTTACCTGGTTTAGGGTTGGAATTTCGGAAGGAGGAAATTCTCTTCAAAATATGTAAGGAAATCGGAACTCCTATTAAGATTGATGTTGCTACTGCAAATTGTGAAGTTGGTTATTATGTTAATGTTCTAGTTGAGATAGATTTTGCTCATTCTATTCCTAACAAAATCTGGATTGATACAAAGTTTGGAGGATTTTTTCAGGATATTTCAATTCCT TATAAAACTAAAGTAGACAATGCACGTGGAGAGAATAAGCAATTTACTACACCAGAAAAGCAGCAACAAATTCCATTTGATATTTGTGATATATCAGAAAGAGCAGGTGAGGATTCTGTAGTTAATACTATTCATGAAACACAAGTTATCAAGTTATCTACAGGAAACAATATACTCCAGAAAGGAAAATCCAGTCTTCTTGTATGTGAAGAAGGAGAAATAGATAACGAAGTTGTCATTAAAGAAGTTCCAAATGTTTTAACACCAAAGAAAGCAAACAGTTTAGAAAGTACCACTATCAATTATGTAGATGGAAAAACTGGTCAAGTATCCAATGAAGTTGTTAAAGTGATCTCTTGGTCTAAAATAGTTGAAAAGGAAATGGTATCTAATACAACATCATCATCAAATGCTACAAGTCCAACTGATCCAGTAAAGGTAACTAAACAATTTCAAGCAAATAACAAGTATAATTTCAGgaaaaatcaaggaaaaataggcgCTAAAAATCCTCCTCCTCCTATCAAATGA